A region of Candidatus Hydrogenedentota bacterium DNA encodes the following proteins:
- a CDS encoding efflux transporter outer membrane subunit, translating into MSKIFTKRTWESICAEFRAAFILAVALTLASCATGPDYKRPNLKSPEQYKSATSEETADPGLSLDWWKVFNDPDLDALEVEALRANHDLQAAMARVAQARASATSVKSEFFPVVTMNPSATRSRRPGTEMSDSEKREQKINQLTSVVNKVSSLVGSVSSLGQSSTSTGTGGTGTGTSTTSSGGVGSSLLQSGSSGSTSSTSAATISNSYKIPFDFSYEIDIWGRVRRSYESSRAQVRASEFNFEVVRQTLLADVAQNYFNLRAFDAQEKILVESLALYQEQVDLTQTKVSAGLTNETDLLQAKVQLESARANVADIRRQRADVEHALAILLGRAPADFSLEPKPLDGTPPVVPAGLPGDILRRRPDVAEAEQDLASACAEIGVAKAEFFPAVKLTGSAGFESTDFKDVLDWSNRAWSIGPNISLPIFEGGKLRANLRKAKARYDELEATYKQTVLTAFGDVEDSLTDLHLRADQAEAQTKSLDASREYHKLTKIQYDTGIVDYLQLVDAERTLLDDELSAVKILNDRMVSTVLLVKAIGSGWDSQSAAPVPTLKPSESGPDKVAAKQTKD; encoded by the coding sequence ATGAGTAAAATCTTCACGAAAAGAACCTGGGAATCCATTTGCGCGGAATTTCGAGCGGCTTTCATTCTTGCCGTGGCGCTTACACTCGCTTCATGCGCGACGGGTCCCGACTACAAGCGCCCGAATCTGAAGTCACCGGAACAGTACAAGAGCGCGACAAGCGAGGAGACCGCCGATCCGGGTTTATCGCTGGACTGGTGGAAGGTGTTCAACGATCCCGATCTCGACGCGCTCGAAGTGGAGGCGCTGCGCGCGAACCACGATCTGCAGGCGGCCATGGCCCGCGTGGCGCAAGCGCGCGCGTCCGCGACGTCGGTGAAGAGCGAGTTCTTTCCCGTCGTCACAATGAACCCCTCCGCAACGCGTTCGCGCCGTCCAGGCACGGAGATGTCAGACTCCGAGAAAAGGGAACAGAAGATCAACCAGTTGACGTCAGTAGTCAACAAGGTATCCAGCCTTGTCGGCAGCGTGAGTTCCTTGGGGCAATCGTCTACATCGACCGGCACGGGCGGAACTGGAACAGGGACTTCGACGACGTCGAGCGGCGGCGTGGGTTCAAGCCTGCTGCAAAGCGGCTCGTCCGGCAGTACGTCGTCCACGTCGGCGGCGACCATCTCAAATTCGTACAAGATTCCGTTCGACTTCTCCTACGAAATCGATATCTGGGGCCGTGTCCGTCGGTCTTATGAATCGTCGCGCGCACAAGTTCGCGCGTCGGAGTTCAATTTCGAAGTCGTCCGGCAGACTCTGCTGGCGGATGTTGCGCAGAACTACTTTAATCTGCGCGCGTTCGACGCCCAGGAGAAGATCCTCGTCGAAAGTCTCGCGCTCTATCAAGAGCAAGTCGACCTTACTCAGACAAAGGTCAGCGCGGGTCTGACAAACGAAACCGACCTCTTGCAGGCGAAGGTACAATTGGAGTCGGCGCGCGCGAACGTTGCCGACATCCGGCGGCAGCGCGCCGACGTCGAGCACGCGCTCGCCATCCTGCTGGGCCGTGCGCCCGCCGATTTCTCGCTAGAGCCAAAGCCGCTCGACGGCACGCCTCCTGTCGTTCCCGCAGGCCTGCCGGGTGACATTCTTCGCCGGCGGCCTGACGTCGCCGAGGCCGAGCAAGACCTCGCTTCAGCCTGCGCCGAAATCGGCGTCGCCAAAGCGGAGTTCTTCCCTGCGGTCAAGCTGACCGGCTCGGCCGGTTTCGAGAGCACGGATTTCAAAGACGTGCTGGACTGGAGCAATCGCGCGTGGTCGATTGGCCCCAACATCTCGCTGCCCATTTTTGAGGGAGGTAAACTGCGGGCCAACCTTCGCAAGGCAAAAGCACGCTACGACGAACTTGAGGCGACCTACAAGCAGACAGTGCTGACTGCCTTTGGCGACGTAGAGGACTCGCTAACCGACCTGCATCTTCGCGCCGATCAGGCGGAGGCACAGACCAAGTCCTTGGATGCGTCGCGCGAGTACCACAAGCTCACCAAGATTCAGTACGACACCGGCATCGTCGATTATCTGCAACTTGTCGATGCGGAACGCACGCTGCTGGACGACGAATTGTCCGCCGTGAAGATTCTCAACGACCGGATGGTCTCGACGGTGCTGCTCGTGAAAGCAATCGGAAGCGGATGGGACTCTCAATCGGCCGCGCCGGTGCCTACGCTGAAGCCCAGCGAATCCGGACCGGATAAAGTGGCCGCCAAACAGACAAAGGACTAG
- a CDS encoding ABC transporter permease: MLINALLLALRELRRNVMRSFLTMLGIIIGVSAVIILVTLGGGATKQVTEQIASLGSNLLMVTPGRMHGPGQSSGAAPFKLSDAQAIERDITYLKGVAPVSTSSAAAIYGNENWSTNITGSTEQYFTVANRQIHLGRAFTESEARQGTAVCVIGETVRSKLFGRLDPVGKYIRLGKLSCEVIGLLEAKGQSAIGTDQDDIVVLPLRTFQRRIAGNDEIGMIQVSVKDGVSTDRAKKEIGYLMRGRRHLSSNEEDNFNVMDLKEISKMLSGTTTMMTALLSAVAAVSLLVGGIGIMNIMLVSVTERTREIGTRLAIGALEREVLLQFLVEAVVLSSFGGLIGIAFALFASVGLASLLNMPLVFNIPIVFVSFMFSAAVGVVFGFFPARKAAQLDPIEALRHE, translated from the coding sequence CGTTCCTGACGATGCTCGGCATCATCATCGGCGTGTCCGCGGTCATTATCCTGGTCACGCTGGGTGGCGGCGCCACGAAGCAGGTCACGGAGCAGATCGCGAGCCTCGGAAGCAACCTGCTCATGGTGACGCCGGGCAGAATGCATGGTCCGGGACAGTCTTCGGGGGCAGCGCCCTTCAAACTCTCGGACGCCCAGGCCATCGAACGCGACATCACCTACTTGAAGGGGGTCGCGCCCGTCTCGACTTCGTCCGCCGCCGCGATCTACGGAAACGAAAACTGGAGCACCAACATCACGGGGAGTACGGAGCAGTATTTCACTGTCGCGAACCGGCAGATTCATTTAGGGCGAGCGTTCACAGAGAGCGAAGCGCGTCAGGGAACGGCAGTGTGCGTCATTGGCGAGACTGTGCGCAGCAAGTTGTTTGGAAGGCTCGATCCTGTAGGAAAGTACATCCGTCTTGGAAAACTCTCGTGCGAAGTGATTGGTCTGCTTGAGGCGAAGGGACAATCCGCCATCGGCACCGATCAGGACGACATTGTGGTCCTGCCGTTACGCACTTTTCAGCGCCGAATCGCGGGTAACGACGAGATTGGCATGATCCAGGTCTCCGTAAAGGACGGCGTTTCCACCGATCGCGCCAAGAAGGAAATCGGGTACTTGATGCGCGGGCGGCGCCATCTTTCGTCCAACGAAGAAGACAACTTTAATGTCATGGACCTGAAAGAAATCTCCAAGATGTTGTCCGGAACAACGACGATGATGACGGCGCTGTTGAGCGCGGTCGCCGCCGTAAGCCTCCTTGTGGGCGGCATCGGCATCATGAACATCATGCTGGTGTCGGTTACGGAACGCACACGCGAGATTGGCACACGCCTCGCCATTGGCGCCTTGGAACGAGAAGTGCTCCTTCAGTTTCTCGTTGAGGCGGTGGTGTTGTCGTCGTTCGGCGGTTTGATCGGAATTGCCTTTGCACTCTTCGCGTCCGTTGGTTTGGCGAGTCTGCTGAATATGCCTCTCGTCTTTAACATTCCCATCGTCTTTGTTTCGTTCATGTTCTCCGCTGCGGTCGGCGTCGTTTTCGGTTTCTTTCCCGCGCGCAAAGCCGCCCAGTTGGACCCAATTGAGGCGTTACGTCATGAGTAA
- a CDS encoding PadR family transcriptional regulator produces the protein MENIERDLLRGHLEGMVLSLLETGEAHGYEILKRFQSRGAGALTLKEGSLYPALYRLEQDGFIRGKWETASEKRRGPRRRIYSLTDKGRKELARKRNTWQTFAEVVGNIMEATT, from the coding sequence ATGGAGAACATTGAACGAGATCTGTTGCGCGGCCACCTGGAAGGCATGGTGCTCTCGTTGCTGGAGACGGGGGAAGCGCACGGCTATGAAATCCTCAAACGATTCCAGTCGCGTGGCGCGGGCGCGCTGACGTTGAAGGAAGGATCGCTCTATCCCGCGCTGTACCGATTGGAACAGGACGGATTCATTCGCGGCAAGTGGGAGACTGCAAGCGAGAAGCGGCGGGGACCGCGTCGGCGCATTTATTCGTTAACGGACAAAGGCCGCAAAGAATTGGCTCGCAAACGGAACACTTGGCAAACCTTTGCCGAAGTGGTCGGCAACATCATGGAGGCAACGACATGA